A stretch of Fundicoccus culcitae DNA encodes these proteins:
- a CDS encoding GntP family permease has translation MDAGLLSFIGILIALVVLVIGSYRGYPILLIGPIASLIVIVFSGLPIIESFTGEYADSFAGFVRSNFLIFLPATILGAMIGDSGAAQSIANKIYQWTSKIKGTGKVKNYWVLMGLSAITAILSFGGVSGFVVIFTIAPICLTIFKKLDIPWHMIIAVAVYGGSMWTAILPGSPAIQNLIPIEYLGTNPMSAPWLGILGALNCIIFGAWYIWFMLGRAEKQQEGFTLTGAKMDANSADLDMSAIEQETSLAEFIRALTPSISLLVLMNVFQISPFVSLTLACVVCWVLYYNKFADLSKTLNSGANSTMKAIMNVAAVVGFGGIVSIAPGFDYLVANLDAIPGPPLVQLALATNIVAGITGSASGGEAIALEVFAPRFLEMGINPHVIHRLVNISCYGLDSLPHNGSAINRLNYTHLTHREGYYHEFWLGAIFPFINSFIVVFYATLGIV, from the coding sequence ATGGATGCTGGATTATTGAGTTTTATTGGAATACTGATTGCTTTAGTCGTACTAGTAATTGGATCATATAGAGGATATCCAATTTTATTAATTGGACCTATCGCCTCTTTAATTGTTATTGTTTTTTCTGGTTTACCGATAATTGAAAGTTTTACTGGTGAATATGCTGACTCTTTTGCTGGCTTTGTTAGAAGTAATTTTCTTATTTTCTTACCTGCAACAATCTTAGGAGCGATGATTGGTGATTCTGGCGCTGCTCAATCAATTGCCAATAAAATCTATCAATGGACTTCAAAAATTAAAGGGACTGGGAAAGTAAAAAATTATTGGGTATTGATGGGATTATCAGCTATTACTGCAATCTTATCTTTCGGTGGTGTGAGTGGTTTTGTTGTTATCTTTACTATCGCACCAATTTGTTTAACTATCTTTAAAAAATTGGATATTCCTTGGCATATGATTATTGCAGTTGCTGTTTATGGTGGATCTATGTGGACAGCCATTTTACCTGGATCTCCAGCTATTCAAAATTTAATTCCTATTGAATATTTAGGAACTAACCCTATGTCTGCACCTTGGCTAGGAATTTTGGGTGCGTTAAATTGTATCATATTCGGTGCTTGGTATATTTGGTTTATGTTAGGACGTGCGGAAAAGCAACAAGAAGGTTTTACGCTTACTGGAGCAAAAATGGATGCCAATTCAGCTGATTTAGATATGTCAGCTATCGAACAAGAAACATCTCTAGCGGAATTCATTAGAGCGTTAACCCCTTCCATTTCATTATTAGTATTAATGAATGTTTTCCAAATTTCACCTTTTGTTTCATTAACTCTAGCTTGTGTTGTTTGTTGGGTATTGTATTACAATAAATTCGCTGATTTATCAAAAACATTAAATAGTGGTGCCAATTCAACCATGAAAGCCATTATGAACGTTGCAGCCGTTGTTGGTTTTGGTGGTATTGTGTCGATAGCACCTGGTTTTGATTACTTAGTGGCAAACTTAGATGCAATTCCTGGACCTCCACTCGTTCAATTAGCTTTAGCAACCAATATAGTAGCTGGTATTACCGGATCTGCTTCTGGTGGTGAAGCCATTGCGCTTGAAGTGTTTGCTCCAAGATTTCTTGAAATGGGAATTAACCCACACGTGATTCACCGTTTAGTTAATATCTCTTGTTACGGTTTAGATTCACTGCCACACAATGGTTCAGCCATTAACCGTTTAAATTATACACACTTAACGCATCGAGAAGGTTACTACCATGAATTTTGGTTAGGTGCCATTTTCCCATTCATTAACTCATTTATCGTTGTGTTTTACGCTACGCTAGGTATTGTTTAA
- a CDS encoding CdaR family transcriptional regulator — protein sequence MSKLSSLNILTSTAQNIVDEIKKIIQQDINFFTLDGSILASTDASRIGETNHEGAITAMKENEVVIINYDNEYEGARKGINLAITLDHEVVGAIGVTGDHKEVIKYAEIIKQMTEILIRENISKELIFNSGNSYHYIIDYIISEKFNAEQSRSIEVLYNFNFIEYRTCIIAKSTHETTMLSLNQSDLFREIYFLLGNESQDVFEIRGESIIIISNQKSSSQIINNLQTIYKVFKDKFNVELSFGIGTTNNLEQGYVDSLHTAEIALNWNLNVSHHHYAFYNDLKHEALLMSLGQEQVAIFLNKIFGNLKTSEIEEIVDLMDVYTEVNGSINEAAEKLFIHKNTVQYRLNKIKNHTGLDPRLLNDYFVLELACAVYKLRSNYLN from the coding sequence TTGAGTAAATTAAGTTCATTAAATATTTTAACTTCCACGGCGCAAAATATTGTGGATGAAATAAAAAAGATTATCCAGCAAGATATTAACTTTTTTACCCTTGACGGAAGTATCTTAGCCAGTACCGATGCGAGTCGGATTGGAGAAACGAATCACGAAGGGGCTATCACAGCCATGAAGGAAAATGAAGTCGTTATTATTAACTATGATAATGAATATGAAGGCGCTCGTAAGGGAATTAATCTAGCTATTACTTTAGATCATGAAGTAGTAGGAGCTATTGGTGTCACCGGTGATCATAAAGAAGTTATTAAGTATGCCGAAATCATTAAACAAATGACCGAAATTCTTATTCGTGAGAACATCTCGAAAGAATTAATCTTTAATAGTGGTAACTCTTACCATTATATTATCGATTATATTATTAGCGAAAAGTTCAATGCCGAACAGTCACGTTCGATTGAAGTATTATATAATTTTAATTTTATTGAATATCGAACCTGTATCATTGCTAAATCAACCCACGAAACAACAATGTTATCGCTAAATCAATCTGATTTATTTAGGGAGATTTATTTTCTATTAGGCAATGAAAGTCAAGATGTTTTTGAAATACGCGGGGAATCCATCATAATCATTTCTAATCAAAAATCCTCTTCGCAAATAATCAATAACCTGCAAACTATCTATAAAGTATTTAAAGACAAATTTAATGTAGAGTTGAGTTTCGGTATTGGTACGACGAACAATTTGGAGCAAGGATATGTTGATAGCCTACATACAGCTGAAATTGCCTTAAATTGGAATCTAAATGTTTCACATCATCACTATGCTTTTTATAATGATTTAAAACACGAAGCACTACTGATGAGTTTAGGTCAAGAACAAGTTGCCATTTTTCTCAATAAAATTTTCGGAAATTTGAAAACGAGTGAAATCGAAGAAATTGTGGATTTAATGGATGTTTATACCGAAGTCAATGGTAGTATTAATGAAGCAGCTGAAAAATTATTTATCCATAAAAATACGGTCCAATACCGGTTAAATAAAATAAAAAATCATACCGGTTTAGATCCCAGACTGCTTAATGATTATTTTGTTTTAGAACTAGCCTGTGCTGTTTATAAATTACGCTCAAATTATTTAAACTAA
- a CDS encoding MGMT family protein → MASKLTEDLIYEILSVVEEIPPGKVSTYGQIAKLIGRDKNARLVGKVLSQADYYGQYPCHRVVNHAGRLAPHFPEQKQRLLEEGIPFKDANHVDIKRCQWDL, encoded by the coding sequence ATGGCGTCAAAGTTAACTGAAGATCTTATTTATGAAATTTTATCCGTCGTTGAAGAGATCCCCCCTGGCAAAGTAAGTACCTACGGTCAAATCGCCAAATTGATTGGCAGAGATAAAAACGCCCGTCTAGTCGGTAAAGTGCTTAGCCAAGCCGATTATTACGGTCAATATCCCTGCCACCGTGTTGTCAATCACGCAGGACGTCTGGCACCACACTTTCCCGAACAAAAACAACGGTTACTTGAAGAAGGCATTCCCTTCAAAGATGCAAACCATGTCGATATCAAGCGCTGTCAATGGGACCTCTAA
- a CDS encoding DUF2812 domain-containing protein — MEKTVYKVFMTWDYEREITWLNDMSAQGWQLKKPGFFRYTFEKDEPNKYQYALEYLNVGNEKMKDYFTFLEETGIEIMTQVGNWAYYRKVNDGKPFEIFNDNESKIEHFKRILSLLLVFLILEGWLALDYWSMIISGEREGFTLVFAILLTVIVFLFLYGIVRLNFKINKLKQKE, encoded by the coding sequence ATGGAAAAGACAGTTTATAAAGTTTTTATGACTTGGGATTATGAAAGAGAAATCACTTGGCTGAATGACATGTCAGCACAAGGTTGGCAACTGAAGAAACCTGGCTTTTTCCGCTATACTTTTGAAAAAGACGAGCCCAATAAATACCAGTATGCCCTCGAATACCTGAATGTCGGTAACGAAAAAATGAAAGATTATTTTACCTTTCTAGAAGAAACGGGTATTGAAATAATGACACAAGTCGGTAACTGGGCGTATTATCGTAAAGTAAATGATGGCAAACCGTTTGAAATTTTCAATGATAATGAGTCTAAAATTGAACACTTCAAACGTATCCTCTCTTTACTCTTAGTCTTTTTAATTTTAGAAGGCTGGCTTGCACTTGATTATTGGTCGATGATTATTAGTGGAGAACGAGAAGGGTTTACGCTTGTTTTTGCCATTTTGTTGACCGTTATTGTCTTTTTATTTTTGTATGGGATAGTTCGTTTGAACTTTAAAATAAACAAACTAAAACAAAAAGAATAG
- a CDS encoding PadR family transcriptional regulator → MSNIVLTEAHYYILLSLYQPLHGYGIMQNVEAMSKGRVTLAAGTLYGALNALQDKGWIVALDVEKNSRKKEYKITSEGQEVVEHEIERLSELYTNGKKILGGLENGKDSL, encoded by the coding sequence ATGAGCAATATTGTCTTAACGGAAGCCCATTATTATATTTTACTCTCGCTCTATCAACCCTTACATGGCTATGGCATCATGCAAAATGTGGAAGCGATGAGTAAAGGTCGAGTAACTTTAGCAGCTGGAACCTTATATGGGGCATTAAACGCCTTGCAAGATAAAGGTTGGATCGTAGCGTTAGATGTTGAAAAGAATAGTCGCAAAAAAGAATATAAAATCACCTCTGAAGGACAAGAGGTCGTTGAACATGAAATTGAACGCTTAAGCGAGTTATATACGAACGGCAAGAAAATCCTAGGAGGTTTAGAAAATGGAAAAGACAGTTTATAA
- the thiW gene encoding energy coupling factor transporter S component ThiW — MKTRKMTLLALFVAMSFVLSTILVFPNMAPAQHMMNVIGAVLLGPWYNALAAFLSGGLRMLLSGRTFIATSGWVGALLAGFVYKRTKNYLLTTLAEIFGSGILSAVIYYFPMEFILGLDLPHAFYYIPFFLPSAILGAIAGYFAVKVLSRWSVFRIDQS, encoded by the coding sequence ATGAAAACACGAAAAATGACGCTCTTAGCTTTGTTTGTAGCCATGTCGTTTGTTTTATCGACGATCCTCGTTTTTCCTAACATGGCTCCAGCCCAACATATGATGAATGTGATTGGGGCCGTATTGTTAGGACCATGGTACAATGCATTAGCAGCCTTTTTATCAGGTGGTTTGCGTATGTTATTGAGTGGACGGACTTTTATTGCAACCAGTGGCTGGGTTGGGGCTTTGTTAGCAGGTTTTGTTTATAAGAGAACGAAAAACTATCTGTTGACCACTTTGGCTGAAATTTTTGGGTCGGGGATTCTGTCGGCGGTGATCTATTATTTTCCAATGGAGTTTATTTTAGGTTTAGACTTACCTCACGCGTTCTATTATATTCCTTTCTTTCTGCCATCGGCTATTTTAGGTGCGATAGCTGGCTATTTCGCTGTAAAGGTATTGAGTAGATGGTCGGTTTTTAGAATTGACCAAAGCTAA
- the thiD gene encoding bifunctional hydroxymethylpyrimidine kinase/phosphomethylpyrimidine kinase, translating to MKTALTIAGSDSSGGAGIQADLKTFLANDVYGMSAITAITAQNTRGVQQAFILDADLLEAQIRSVFDDIRPDAVKIGMAGNSDSIKVMTRLLKEYQAENIVIDPVMVATSGAKLFNNEDADIYYHELFPLATVITPNISEAEQIQNTQINTSEDMLEVAKAMAERFKTGVLVKGGHLKDEAAIDVLAYEGEIYWYESQRIDNPNTHGTGCTLSSAIAANLAKGFDLPTSIDKAKQYLTGAIAAQLDLGRGSGPLDHGYHLR from the coding sequence ATGAAAACAGCATTAACAATCGCGGGATCAGATTCTTCAGGAGGAGCAGGTATCCAAGCGGATTTAAAAACCTTTTTAGCTAATGATGTGTATGGCATGTCGGCTATCACCGCTATTACGGCACAAAATACAAGGGGTGTTCAACAAGCCTTTATCCTTGATGCTGACTTACTGGAAGCACAAATACGATCAGTCTTTGATGACATTCGTCCAGATGCGGTTAAAATAGGTATGGCAGGCAATTCAGATTCCATTAAAGTGATGACGCGCTTACTTAAAGAATACCAAGCCGAAAACATTGTGATTGATCCGGTTATGGTTGCTACATCAGGGGCGAAATTATTTAATAATGAAGATGCGGATATTTATTATCATGAGCTTTTTCCCTTGGCAACCGTTATTACCCCCAATATTTCTGAAGCCGAACAAATTCAAAACACCCAAATAAATACCTCTGAAGACATGCTTGAAGTGGCTAAAGCCATGGCTGAACGTTTTAAAACAGGCGTTTTGGTCAAAGGGGGTCACTTGAAAGACGAAGCAGCTATTGATGTTTTGGCTTATGAAGGGGAAATTTATTGGTATGAGAGTCAACGCATTGATAATCCCAACACCCATGGGACAGGGTGTACCTTATCATCTGCGATTGCAGCCAATTTAGCCAAAGGCTTTGATTTGCCTACAAGTATTGATAAAGCCAAACAGTACTTAACGGGTGCCATTGCCGCACAATTAGACTTAGGGAGAGGTTCGGGCCCATTAGATCATGGTTACCATTTACGATGA
- a CDS encoding thiamine phosphate synthase, whose amino-acid sequence MKNFNLSHYLVIGPENTLGRDVLTIIRQAIEAGITFIQIRSKMSEAKEIIDLTNATADLIQQMHQQDKVTLVVNDRLDIVLTCREMGYKVDGIHVGQTDIPVEVCRKYLGEDAVIGLSASSKYLIDYVKTADISAIDYFGAGPLHPTTTKKDAGYYDGLDQDITLRSFSELQELATVSPLPVVIGGGVTVKDLPELYATGVDGYFVVSAIAAADNPYLAAKDLVDTWTQLTQEMK is encoded by the coding sequence ATGAAAAACTTTAATTTAAGCCATTATTTGGTGATTGGCCCGGAAAATACCTTAGGGCGGGATGTCCTTACGATTATCCGACAAGCGATTGAAGCCGGTATTACCTTCATTCAAATTCGCTCGAAGATGAGTGAAGCTAAGGAAATTATTGACTTGACCAATGCTACGGCTGATTTGATTCAACAAATGCATCAGCAAGATAAAGTTACGCTAGTAGTCAATGATCGCTTAGATATTGTACTGACCTGTCGTGAAATGGGTTATAAAGTTGACGGTATCCATGTGGGTCAAACCGATATTCCCGTTGAAGTGTGTCGCAAATATTTAGGTGAAGATGCGGTCATTGGTTTATCCGCCTCCAGTAAATACCTCATTGACTATGTAAAGACAGCGGATATTTCCGCCATCGATTACTTTGGTGCCGGACCCCTGCATCCAACCACCACCAAAAAAGATGCGGGTTACTATGACGGACTTGACCAAGACATTACCTTAAGGAGTTTTAGTGAGTTGCAAGAATTAGCCACCGTTAGTCCATTGCCAGTGGTTATTGGTGGGGGCGTGACGGTAAAAGATTTGCCAGAATTATATGCAACGGGTGTTGACGGCTATTTTGTTGTCTCAGCTATCGCAGCGGCAGACAATCCGTATTTAGCCGCGAAAGATTTAGTTGATACGTGGACACAATTAACACAGGAGATGAAATAA
- a CDS encoding hydroxyethylthiazole kinase encodes MYHQEIQRAVEQTKAQRTFVPSITNMVTMHAVANTQIAVGGSPAMFFLADEGVSLANKCDAMYINLGTLTPQYKDLVPQTILQLEREGKKWVLDPVGLGKGQLHNALIAFIKEHPPTIIKGNASEIIKLAQIWKLTEESSQLTGVDSLDAVEQALKAAIELAIFIQNPVVVSGPTDLITDGKTMVISYGGSAWMETISGMGCMLGGVMAVYLAHSNPMIAAITAVNAFNVAGQKAEQVAQGPGTFQAHFLDSLYHLTADEIASNPMKEVNDEKL; translated from the coding sequence ATGTATCATCAGGAAATTCAAAGAGCAGTTGAACAAACAAAAGCCCAAAGAACATTTGTACCATCTATTACGAATATGGTGACGATGCATGCTGTCGCCAATACGCAAATTGCCGTGGGAGGTTCACCGGCGATGTTTTTTCTAGCGGATGAAGGGGTAAGTTTAGCGAACAAATGTGATGCCATGTACATTAATCTGGGAACCTTGACACCACAATATAAAGACCTTGTCCCACAAACCATTTTACAATTGGAAAGGGAAGGGAAAAAGTGGGTGTTAGATCCTGTTGGCTTAGGCAAAGGTCAGTTGCACAATGCCTTGATTGCCTTTATTAAAGAGCATCCCCCAACGATTATTAAAGGGAATGCTTCTGAAATAATTAAGTTAGCACAAATTTGGAAACTCACGGAAGAAAGCAGTCAGTTAACTGGGGTAGATAGCTTGGACGCCGTCGAACAGGCGCTTAAAGCAGCCATTGAATTAGCGATATTTATTCAAAATCCGGTGGTTGTCAGTGGTCCGACTGATTTGATTACGGACGGAAAGACGATGGTGATCTCTTATGGCGGTTCAGCGTGGATGGAGACTATTTCAGGCATGGGGTGTATGCTTGGAGGGGTGATGGCCGTTTATTTGGCTCATTCAAATCCCATGATAGCTGCAATAACCGCTGTGAATGCCTTTAATGTTGCTGGGCAAAAAGCGGAACAAGTTGCTCAAGGTCCAGGAACGTTTCAAGCCCATTTTCTAGATAGTCTCTATCATTTAACGGCAGACGAAATTGCTAGTAATCCCATGAAGGAGGTTAATGATGAAAAACTTTAA
- a CDS encoding FAD-dependent oxidoreductase, whose product MFSENNRKQLKRIASLIITAIVVLLVGQSALTNVGSQSNVVSTGANQPATDEISWDYEADVVVVGAGASGLTAALKALDDGASVLLVEANFDVGGHVAVSEGQFHSGGGTIDQDNWGIEDSADLYYYDHTRGTSINSRYNDPEYTRSIANAMAETYDWLLDNGIKTLDVEPMVRAYYRDGGNDGDSVGRMTYVDASDWENTYTGTEAAGIGISRPIEQTLRQEGAQFLLNYHMDKIYRDGIFEGQVTGIQASYSPTILPGETEPLQSLMSDGNIEENREIVNIKANKAVIICTGGSTGNVEFRTMLDPRLGEYMDGLAGMPFSDQDASGEYAAMEIGAALGSLGNYTSVVGANITAPQRFGTQYGYGRGWTEDSVIWPLVRTNGIVPDYNSLVIVNMVGERIGNEDQYAMAQMDTAREPFFDQALTGTFIDLEGDGNAEAYGGPLWAIMDQAAVDRNGWDMEAEGVLDYAEGYAFKADTLEELADMVVNKYYEDVEMDPATLVDTITRYNGFVDAGNDEDWQRETTLVNKIEEGPFYALWATPSMHDTLAGIRVDGNMQVVDIYGQTIPNLFAAGEASGGMRVHGLGRVMTSGYVAGRAAASVDEEGFATADTALNEAHAGAETNHLTKTNKAEYFSYRGLSQGTMTHSEKMAEIEAWEQADDSETDTEEAVEADDVSMDNVFEGQSNDGFGGRVRIQITVDGDQITDIQILEQSETVGIGVEALDALAEQALVAQSAELDVVSGATVSSNAFMEALQNAMETAGLP is encoded by the coding sequence ATGTTTTCAGAAAATAATCGTAAACAGCTTAAAAGAATTGCATCCCTGATTATTACAGCGATTGTTGTCTTATTAGTTGGTCAATCAGCTTTAACCAATGTTGGCTCACAGTCCAATGTTGTGAGTACAGGGGCCAATCAACCAGCTACCGATGAAATTAGTTGGGATTATGAAGCCGATGTTGTTGTTGTAGGTGCTGGGGCATCAGGGTTAACAGCCGCTTTAAAAGCTCTTGATGATGGGGCTTCCGTATTATTAGTAGAAGCTAACTTTGATGTCGGTGGTCACGTGGCAGTCAGTGAAGGTCAATTCCACTCTGGCGGCGGAACAATTGATCAAGACAATTGGGGTATCGAAGATTCGGCTGACTTGTATTACTATGATCACACCCGTGGTACATCGATAAACTCTCGGTACAATGATCCGGAATATACCCGTTCAATTGCTAACGCCATGGCAGAGACCTATGATTGGTTATTAGATAATGGTATTAAAACCTTAGATGTTGAACCTATGGTTCGTGCGTATTATCGTGATGGTGGTAATGATGGGGATAGTGTGGGACGGATGACCTATGTGGATGCCTCTGATTGGGAAAATACTTATACCGGAACAGAAGCAGCGGGTATCGGAATTAGTCGCCCTATTGAACAAACGTTACGCCAAGAAGGCGCACAATTCCTGCTTAACTACCACATGGACAAAATTTATCGTGATGGTATCTTTGAAGGCCAAGTTACCGGGATTCAAGCAAGCTATTCCCCTACAATCCTTCCTGGCGAAACTGAACCCTTACAAAGTTTAATGAGTGATGGCAATATTGAAGAGAACCGTGAAATTGTTAATATTAAAGCTAATAAAGCCGTTATTATTTGTACCGGCGGTTCGACAGGTAATGTTGAATTCCGTACAATGTTAGATCCTCGTTTAGGTGAATATATGGATGGTTTAGCCGGTATGCCATTCTCTGACCAAGATGCTTCCGGTGAGTATGCGGCTATGGAAATTGGAGCTGCTTTAGGTAGTTTAGGTAATTATACATCGGTTGTCGGAGCCAATATCACTGCCCCTCAACGCTTTGGTACGCAATATGGTTACGGTCGAGGTTGGACTGAAGATAGTGTCATTTGGCCACTGGTACGAACCAATGGTATTGTGCCCGACTATAACAGTTTAGTGATTGTTAATATGGTGGGAGAACGGATTGGTAACGAAGATCAATATGCGATGGCCCAAATGGACACGGCACGTGAACCTTTCTTTGACCAAGCTTTAACAGGAACATTTATTGACCTTGAAGGTGATGGAAATGCTGAAGCTTATGGCGGACCACTATGGGCTATCATGGACCAAGCTGCGGTTGACCGCAATGGTTGGGATATGGAGGCTGAAGGTGTATTAGATTATGCTGAAGGTTATGCCTTTAAAGCCGATACTTTAGAAGAGTTAGCGGACATGGTTGTTAACAAATACTATGAAGATGTTGAAATGGATCCAGCGACACTCGTTGATACGATTACACGCTATAACGGTTTTGTTGATGCAGGTAACGATGAAGATTGGCAACGTGAAACAACACTGGTTAACAAAATTGAAGAAGGTCCATTCTATGCACTATGGGCTACCCCATCAATGCATGACACATTAGCGGGTATTCGTGTGGATGGTAATATGCAGGTCGTTGACATTTATGGTCAAACCATTCCGAATTTATTTGCTGCCGGTGAAGCGAGTGGTGGTATGCGTGTTCACGGTCTTGGTCGGGTTATGACATCTGGTTATGTTGCTGGTCGTGCAGCTGCTTCCGTGGATGAAGAAGGCTTCGCTACCGCTGATACAGCCTTGAATGAAGCACATGCAGGTGCTGAAACCAATCATTTAACTAAAACCAATAAAGCTGAATACTTCTCCTATCGTGGACTCAGCCAAGGAACGATGACCCATTCAGAAAAAATGGCTGAAATCGAAGCTTGGGAACAAGCTGATGACAGCGAAACTGACACGGAAGAAGCAGTAGAAGCGGATGATGTGAGCATGGATAATGTCTTTGAAGGTCAATCAAATGATGGCTTCGGTGGGCGTGTAAGAATTCAAATCACCGTTGATGGCGATCAAATCACGGATATCCAAATTCTTGAACAATCTGAAACGGTGGGGATTGGTGTTGAAGCCCTTGATGCGTTAGCTGAACAAGCCCTTGTTGCACAATCAGCTGAACTGGATGTCGTGTCAGGTGCAACGGTATCGTCCAATGCCTTTATGGAAGCATTACAAAATGCTATGGAAACCGCTGGTTTACCATAA
- a CDS encoding VOC family protein, with translation MKLVPMLTFNGNAAEALDHYQAVFGGQADIAYYKDFPQEFGGQVPEDIANSIMHAGLTNDLFTIYVYDEFTDDPPARFNHAVIMMLAFNDFETAQTIFDQLAQEAIVKEPFASTSFSPGYGYLIDKFGLEWQFIVE, from the coding sequence ATGAAATTAGTCCCGATGCTAACGTTCAATGGAAATGCGGCTGAAGCTTTAGACCATTACCAAGCGGTTTTTGGTGGACAGGCTGACATTGCTTACTACAAAGATTTTCCTCAAGAATTTGGTGGCCAAGTACCCGAAGACATTGCCAATTCAATTATGCACGCTGGTTTGACCAATGATTTGTTTACGATTTATGTCTACGATGAATTTACAGATGACCCACCCGCTCGTTTCAACCATGCGGTCATTATGATGCTGGCCTTTAATGATTTTGAAACGGCCCAAACTATATTTGACCAACTTGCACAAGAAGCTATCGTCAAAGAACCTTTTGCTTCGACTTCATTTAGCCCTGGCTATGGTTACCTTATCGACAAATTTGGCTTAGAATGGCAATTTATCGTCGAATAA
- the proC gene encoding pyrroline-5-carboxylate reductase — MQGKIGFIGTGNMGQAIIKGILTADLVSEKEIIAYDSYHPALEKVKNSLGIQTATSENEVVQQANMIILAVKPTMVADVLTRVKNDVNKEKIIVSIAAGKTIDDLSKCLAEDAKIIRVMPNSPAMIGQGMSALCINDQISQDDQQAVLAIFASFGQAKVVEEYLMDAVTAVSGAGPAYVYLFIEALADGAVALGMSRKDAYVFAAQTVSGAAQMADEKLN, encoded by the coding sequence ATGCAAGGGAAAATAGGTTTTATTGGAACAGGTAATATGGGACAAGCTATCATTAAAGGTATTTTAACTGCAGATTTGGTTTCAGAAAAAGAGATTATTGCTTATGATAGTTATCACCCGGCTTTAGAAAAGGTCAAAAATAGTTTAGGAATTCAAACGGCAACCAGTGAAAATGAAGTTGTCCAACAGGCGAATATGATTATCTTAGCGGTTAAACCAACTATGGTTGCCGATGTGTTAACCCGCGTAAAAAATGATGTAAACAAGGAAAAAATTATCGTTTCCATTGCTGCGGGAAAAACAATTGACGACTTAAGTAAATGCTTAGCAGAAGATGCCAAAATTATCCGTGTCATGCCTAATTCGCCAGCGATGATTGGACAAGGGATGTCTGCCCTATGTATAAATGACCAAATATCGCAAGATGATCAACAAGCAGTATTAGCAATTTTTGCTTCTTTTGGACAAGCTAAAGTTGTGGAAGAATACTTAATGGATGCGGTAACGGCTGTAAGTGGGGCTGGTCCGGCTTATGTGTATTTATTTATTGAAGCGTTAGCAGATGGGGCTGTTGCGTTGGGTATGTCAAGAAAAGATGCCTATGTTTTCGCTGCTCAAACGGTTTCGGGGGCAGCCCAAATGGCTGATGAAAAGCTTAATTAG
- a CDS encoding prolyl-tRNA synthetase associated domain-containing protein, which yields MFYVSNIFQSAPQVFSSVLQEKTYQTLAKLKIAFSRVETDEAITMEDCVIINQKLEMEMVKTLFLCNRQQTKFYLFVTKGDKTFSSKDFSHALGIPRVSFAPEVLMEEMLGTKIGAATVFSALLDQDKQIKIVFDQAVLSQEWYGCSDGTTTGYMKVKTTQIIEDFLNDTNHQPLIIQV from the coding sequence ATGTTCTATGTAAGTAACATCTTTCAATCAGCACCTCAAGTCTTTTCAAGTGTTTTGCAAGAAAAAACCTATCAAACATTAGCGAAGTTAAAAATAGCATTTTCGCGCGTAGAGACAGACGAAGCGATTACGATGGAAGATTGTGTGATTATCAACCAAAAATTAGAGATGGAAATGGTGAAAACACTCTTTTTATGTAATCGACAACAAACCAAATTTTATTTGTTTGTTACAAAGGGGGATAAAACTTTTTCATCGAAAGACTTTAGCCACGCTTTAGGTATTCCTAGAGTTTCTTTTGCCCCAGAAGTATTAATGGAGGAAATGTTAGGAACTAAGATTGGGGCTGCTACGGTATTCAGTGCTTTGTTGGATCAAGACAAGCAGATAAAGATTGTTTTTGATCAAGCTGTGCTTTCGCAAGAGTGGTATGGTTGCAGTGATGGAACAACGACGGGCTATATGAAAGTTAAAACAACACAAATTATCGAGGATTTTTTAAATGACACCAACCATCAACCATTAATCATCCAAGTATAG